A single Thermodesulfatator atlanticus DSM 21156 DNA region contains:
- a CDS encoding efflux RND transporter permease subunit — translation MKNLIAWFAENHVAANLLMLFLLAAGLYSAFAIKVEVFPDITLDAVQITVDYRGAAPEEVEEGVIRPIEERIAGLPGIERIYSKALEGRGTITVEATRGWDINKLYDDIKVEVDGLTTLPEEAERPIVRRVSRLFPVISIAVYGDVPEKTLKAWAEQIKQELLTLPQVTEVSYFAVRPEEIHIEVPEETLRKYGLSLADIARIVQRESLDLPAGRIQEPTREILLRAKGKRYYGREFLDIPVIGTPEGALLTLGDIAVIKDSFRDLVEFFAYFQDKRAVVVQVFRLGDQNVLDISKAVHKYYQNLEARIPGNLHVKLFEDRSEVLKARLYLLLKNLSLGMILVLIILGLFLHPKLAFWIMLGIPISFATALWLLPHFDVSINMVSLFAFILVLGIVVDDAIVVGENVFRLRQKGLPPLEAAVKGTLEVSTPVIFSVLTTMAAFWPLLYGSGVMGKFIKVIPIVVILVLLGSLIESLFILPAHLAATKGHIKTEGISIVARSFERFINGPYRRFLELSLKWRYVTLAASIALLVIMLSLWMGGRIKFTFFPRVEADDINCYITMPAGTPAKVSLEAARYVEKKGLEVIREYEKKYHMRLLDYSMIMVGVHQIRHGPRAGKPNVGSHLAQVTLELVPGEKRPGISSAELVREWRKRVGTVPGAEGVLFQSELFGLGKPIDIAVSLRDEQQLSKVIAQIKNELRKIPGVHDIEDSFLPGKEEIKIKLRPQAATLGITLDDIARAVRHAFYGAEALRIQRGEDEVQVLVRYPAKERATVASLENLRIHLPDGREIPLFEVASLSWGRSYIALERLDGRRVVHVLAEVDEKVASASEVRRYLAQSFLPQLKEKFPALVYSFEGEGRQQQESMRDVMKAFLFAQLLIFALLAIPLRSYVQPLLIMFAVPFGIIGAFWGHLLMGYHLNILSFFGIVGLSGVVVNDSLILTDLINRFRTEGRRVKESIVEAACQRFRPIFLTTITTFGGLAPMIFEKSLQARVLIPMAISLGFGVLFATFITLIIVPCAYFVLEEVRAKLFGKKI, via the coding sequence ATGAAAAATCTGATTGCCTGGTTTGCTGAAAATCACGTAGCAGCCAATCTTCTTATGCTTTTTTTGCTGGCAGCAGGCCTTTATAGCGCCTTTGCCATCAAAGTGGAGGTTTTCCCTGACATTACCCTTGATGCGGTGCAGATAACCGTTGATTACCGTGGTGCCGCACCAGAAGAAGTAGAAGAAGGGGTGATCCGCCCCATTGAAGAGCGCATCGCGGGGCTGCCTGGTATTGAGCGCATATATTCCAAGGCCCTTGAAGGCCGGGGCACCATCACGGTAGAAGCCACCCGTGGCTGGGATATAAATAAGCTTTACGATGACATCAAAGTCGAAGTAGATGGGCTCACCACCCTGCCTGAAGAAGCAGAGCGTCCCATTGTCAGGCGTGTTTCGCGCCTTTTTCCCGTGATAAGTATTGCGGTTTACGGAGACGTCCCTGAAAAAACCCTTAAGGCCTGGGCAGAACAGATTAAACAAGAACTTCTTACTTTGCCGCAGGTTACCGAGGTTTCTTACTTCGCCGTGCGTCCTGAAGAAATTCATATCGAAGTTCCAGAGGAAACCTTGCGCAAATACGGCTTAAGCCTTGCTGATATCGCCCGCATTGTCCAGCGCGAAAGTCTTGATTTGCCCGCAGGCCGTATCCAGGAACCCACCCGGGAGATTCTTTTGCGTGCCAAGGGCAAGCGTTACTATGGGAGAGAATTTTTAGACATACCGGTTATTGGCACCCCAGAGGGTGCGCTCCTTACCCTGGGAGACATTGCGGTTATTAAAGACTCTTTTCGCGACCTGGTGGAATTTTTCGCTTATTTTCAGGACAAACGAGCCGTAGTGGTCCAGGTTTTTCGCCTGGGGGATCAAAACGTCCTTGATATTTCCAAAGCGGTTCATAAGTATTACCAAAACCTTGAGGCCAGGATTCCGGGAAATCTTCACGTCAAGCTCTTTGAAGACCGTTCCGAAGTGTTAAAGGCCCGTCTTTATCTTTTGCTCAAGAACCTGAGCCTGGGGATGATTTTGGTCTTGATAATTCTTGGGCTTTTTCTCCACCCCAAACTTGCCTTCTGGATAATGCTGGGCATCCCTATTTCATTTGCCACAGCCCTTTGGCTTTTGCCCCACTTTGATGTCTCCATTAACATGGTTTCTCTCTTTGCCTTTATCCTGGTGCTTGGCATTGTGGTTGATGATGCCATTGTGGTTGGGGAAAACGTTTTCCGCTTACGCCAAAAAGGGCTGCCTCCCCTTGAAGCCGCGGTTAAAGGCACCTTAGAAGTGAGCACCCCTGTTATTTTTTCAGTGCTCACCACCATGGCTGCATTTTGGCCCCTGCTTTATGGCTCAGGGGTAATGGGCAAATTTATTAAAGTTATTCCGATAGTGGTTATCCTGGTTTTGCTGGGGTCTTTGATAGAGTCTCTTTTTATTTTGCCTGCGCATCTCGCCGCCACCAAAGGCCATATCAAAACCGAAGGCATAAGCATTGTGGCCCGCAGCTTTGAACGCTTTATCAATGGTCCGTATCGCCGTTTTCTGGAATTAAGCCTTAAGTGGCGCTATGTAACTCTTGCGGCAAGCATTGCCCTTTTGGTGATTATGCTTTCGCTCTGGATGGGTGGGCGCATTAAGTTTACGTTTTTTCCGCGGGTAGAAGCAGATGACATCAACTGCTACATCACCATGCCTGCTGGCACTCCTGCCAAAGTAAGCCTTGAAGCTGCGCGCTACGTGGAGAAAAAAGGCCTTGAGGTAATCCGAGAGTACGAAAAAAAATATCACATGCGTCTGCTTGACTATTCGATGATTATGGTCGGGGTTCATCAGATTCGTCATGGCCCCCGGGCAGGAAAACCAAACGTAGGTTCCCATTTAGCCCAGGTCACCCTTGAGCTTGTCCCCGGAGAAAAACGCCCGGGGATTAGCAGTGCCGAACTGGTACGGGAGTGGCGCAAAAGGGTAGGGACCGTCCCTGGGGCAGAAGGGGTTCTTTTTCAGAGCGAACTCTTTGGCCTCGGCAAACCTATTGACATCGCTGTTTCACTCCGTGATGAACAGCAGCTTTCCAAAGTCATTGCCCAGATAAAGAACGAATTACGCAAAATTCCCGGGGTTCACGATATCGAAGACAGCTTTTTACCTGGCAAAGAAGAGATAAAGATTAAACTGCGTCCCCAGGCAGCTACCCTTGGCATAACTCTTGATGATATTGCAAGAGCGGTGAGACATGCTTTTTATGGAGCCGAGGCCCTGAGAATTCAGCGAGGCGAAGACGAGGTCCAGGTGCTGGTGAGATACCCTGCCAAAGAGCGTGCTACGGTAGCAAGCCTTGAAAACTTGAGGATTCATCTCCCAGATGGCCGTGAGATCCCGCTTTTTGAAGTGGCATCCCTTTCCTGGGGAAGGAGTTACATTGCCCTTGAGCGCCTTGATGGCAGGCGCGTGGTGCATGTGCTGGCGGAGGTTGACGAAAAAGTAGCCAGTGCCTCGGAAGTTCGCCGCTATCTTGCGCAAAGTTTCCTTCCCCAGCTTAAAGAAAAATTCCCAGCCCTTGTTTATTCCTTTGAAGGCGAAGGAAGACAGCAGCAAGAGTCCATGAGGGACGTGATGAAGGCCTTTTTGTTTGCCCAGCTTCTCATTTTTGCCTTGCTTGCCATTCCTCTGCGTTCTTATGTTCAGCCGTTGCTAATCATGTTTGCAGTGCCCTTTGGCATTATAGGTGCCTTCTGGGGGCATCTCTTAATGGGCTACCATCTGAATATTCTTAGCTTTTTCGGAATTGTAGGCCTTTCAGGGGTGGTGGTAAACGATTCTCTAATCCTCACCGACCTGATAAACCGTTTTCGCACCGAGGGGCGCAGGGTTAAAGAGAGCATTGTTGAGGCTGCCTGCCAGCGTTTTCGGCCGATTTTTCTCACCACGATTACTACTTTTGGTGGCCTAGCCCCAATGATTTTCGAGAAGAGCCTTCAGGCTCGTGTCCTTATTCCTATGGCTATAAGTCTTGGGTTTGGTGTTCTTTTTGCTACGTTTATCACGTTAATCATTGTGCCGTGTGCTTATTTCGTGCTTGAAGAAGTAAGGGCCAAACTTTTTGGCAAAAAAATATAG
- a CDS encoding efflux RND transporter periplasmic adaptor subunit yields the protein MKKRTFIQMLLVAMVLCFGALVSYYIVHTKPKLPKRKPKPVIPLVKVKKLAPENYRLVVNGYGTVKALRVGNIVPEVSGRVVYLSPKLIPGGTFKRGEVLVRLDKRDYETALYLAEAELEEAKRAFEEIKAQAIAAKEEWRNVLGHKEPPPPLVAKEPQLAAAKARIAAAEAKVAKAKLDLARTVIKAPFDGIVVESHLELGQFVAKGAVLAKVYDTHAVEIAVPLEVERLSFFDIPGFNAKKGSLVKVWLNIGEEKVYPGQVVRTAAQADEKTRLINVFVRVKRPLSQKPPLLPGLFVKVEIKGHLLKNVFLVPREALYFEEGNWYLWLVKDGVLKRKTVKVFLFQGDNAIIKEGLEPGDLLLLTRLSAPVSGMKVRVKP from the coding sequence TTATCCAGATGCTTTTGGTCGCCATGGTCCTTTGCTTTGGGGCGTTGGTTTCGTACTACATTGTCCATACCAAGCCCAAGCTTCCCAAGCGCAAACCAAAGCCGGTTATCCCCCTGGTAAAAGTTAAAAAATTAGCTCCTGAAAATTATCGTTTGGTTGTCAACGGCTATGGCACGGTAAAGGCCCTGAGGGTGGGAAACATTGTCCCTGAAGTTTCCGGAAGGGTGGTTTACCTTTCGCCAAAATTAATCCCAGGAGGGACTTTTAAGCGTGGAGAAGTCCTTGTGCGGCTCGATAAGCGGGATTATGAAACTGCCCTTTATCTCGCAGAGGCTGAGCTTGAAGAGGCCAAAAGGGCCTTTGAAGAGATAAAGGCCCAGGCCATTGCCGCAAAAGAAGAATGGCGAAACGTCCTGGGGCACAAAGAGCCACCACCGCCCTTGGTAGCCAAAGAACCTCAGCTTGCAGCAGCCAAGGCCCGGATTGCCGCAGCAGAGGCCAAAGTAGCCAAGGCCAAGCTTGACCTTGCGCGTACGGTTATCAAGGCCCCGTTTGATGGGATCGTGGTAGAAAGCCACCTTGAGCTTGGGCAATTTGTGGCCAAGGGAGCGGTGCTTGCCAAAGTTTATGATACCCACGCTGTGGAAATAGCAGTGCCACTTGAGGTGGAAAGGCTTTCTTTTTTTGATATCCCCGGTTTTAACGCCAAGAAAGGGTCTTTGGTCAAGGTGTGGCTTAACATTGGCGAAGAAAAAGTGTATCCCGGCCAGGTGGTTCGTACTGCGGCTCAAGCAGACGAAAAAACGCGCCTTATCAACGTTTTTGTGCGGGTAAAAAGGCCCTTATCCCAAAAGCCCCCTTTGCTTCCAGGGCTTTTCGTGAAAGTCGAAATAAAAGGTCATCTCTTAAAAAACGTCTTTTTGGTACCGCGGGAGGCTCTCTATTTTGAAGAGGGCAACTGGTATCTCTGGTTGGTAAAAGACGGGGTGCTCAAGCGCAAGACCGTAAAGGTTTTTCTCTTTCAAGGGGATAATGCCATCATAAAAGAGGGCCTTGAGCCTGGGGATCTCCTTCTCCTTACAAGGCTTTCAGCCCCGGTATCCGGTATGAAAGTGCGTGTTAAGCCATGA